A window of Longispora fulva contains these coding sequences:
- a CDS encoding response regulator transcription factor — protein sequence MRLLVVEDEERLARALKRGLEAEGFVVDLAADGIEGLEAARYGDYAAVVLDIMLPSLSGYRIVATLRAEANWVPVLMLSAKDGEYDQADGLDAGADDYLTKPFSFVVLLARLRALLRRGAPERPAVLAVGDLTLDPASRQVRRGDVEVTLTSREYALLEYLIRHAGAACSKIAILDHVWEAGADTDPNVVEVYVGYLRRKIDTPFGRRSVQTVRGLGYRLADDRAG from the coding sequence ATGCGGCTGCTGGTGGTGGAGGACGAGGAACGCCTGGCCCGCGCGCTCAAGCGGGGTCTGGAGGCCGAGGGCTTCGTCGTGGACCTCGCCGCCGACGGGATCGAGGGCCTGGAGGCCGCCCGGTACGGCGACTACGCCGCCGTCGTCCTGGACATCATGCTGCCCAGCCTGTCGGGGTACCGAATTGTGGCCACCCTGCGCGCGGAGGCCAACTGGGTGCCGGTCCTGATGCTGTCGGCCAAGGACGGCGAGTACGACCAGGCCGACGGGCTCGACGCCGGGGCCGACGACTACCTGACCAAGCCGTTCTCCTTCGTCGTCCTGCTCGCCCGGCTGCGGGCGCTGCTGCGCAGGGGCGCCCCCGAACGGCCGGCCGTCCTCGCGGTCGGGGACCTGACCCTGGACCCGGCGAGCCGCCAGGTGCGCAGGGGCGACGTGGAGGTCACGCTGACCAGCAGGGAGTACGCGCTGCTGGAGTACCTGATCCGGCACGCCGGGGCCGCCTGCTCCAAGATCGCGATCCTCGACCACGTGTGGGAGGCCGGCGCGGACACCGACCCCAACGTCGTCGAGGTGTACGTCGGGTACCTGCGGCGCAAGATCGACACCCCGTTCGGCCGGCGGTCGGTGCAGACGGTGCGCGGCCTGGGCTACCGGCTCGCCGACGACCGGGCCGGCTGA